TTCGGTATCTAAGATTTGCTGTGTATATTGTAATCCGGCTGTTACCTGTGTTTTAAATCGTGACATATCTTCTTCCGGATTTTCTGTTATTACCGGTATATCTCCAAAAGTTTTAAGAACCTCCTGCAATACATTTGTCTTATTCCCTATGTCAATATAAAGAAACTTTATCTTGGGGTTCATTATATGTATACTTTGTATCGCAAGCTTAAAGGTTTCTGTATCATTTACAACTGCACTTAGATCTATTGCAAGGTATTTATAGTAGTTAATGCCTATTGCTTCTTTTTTGGCAAATGCCGATAAATCCAACTGGGTTGAAGATATTTTTTTTAGCATGAAGGGTTGAGCTACCAAACTGGATTCATTGAGCCAATCAAAGAGATTAACATTATTATGGCTGCATAGGTAAAGCATCATATGGACTCACCTGACTTTCTATTGTTGTTTTTGCCGGACTATCTACGTGTACCGGCTTTTTATCATAGGGTTTATTTATAAAATACAGGACTATAAATATAATGCTAAGTGCTGCGTAGAACAGCAACTCAAGCACTTTGTTTGTGCTATTTTTCAAGTTTCTCCCTCCTAATTTAAGCTTACGATGGACACCTTTGAGATATTATCCTGATATGACCAATCTCTGGCCACTATACTGTAGCTGCCTGAATTAAGACTACTGAAAGTATATGTCTTTTCAAATGTACCAATCCAAGTTATACCGCCATCAATGCTTACTTCGTATCCCCTATCCTTACCTCCTGCGATATTGACTTTTATACTGCCTTTACCAGATGAACAAGATATCTCAATCGGTACAGGGTCTATGTACAATTTGGGATCTACTGGTACGGCACTGCTGTAAGTACTGCCTACCCTTACTTCAAAGTGCAAATGGTGTCCCGTTGATGTTCCCGGATACATATCCTTTCCCGGTTCACCGCCTTCCGAAGCCACTGCATCTCCCTGTCTTATCCGGCTGTTCTGATGTACATGTATAGCTGACAAATGGAGATACCGGGTAAAGAATTGTTTTCCGTTCACATCGTGGTACAGGACTAAAAACATTCCGGCTTCATCACTTATACCCATGTTGTATACCTGACCATCCGCAATAGCATAGACATTTGAATGCCATTGTGTATTAAAATCCTGTCCCCAGTGTGGCCTTGATATTCCGAGAACAGGGTGGTGTACAGGGGTTGGGCTGAATCCTCTGGTTCCGGTTGTTCCTTCCGTTGGATACGTAAATAGGCCTCCCCTGTCCAGTACTTTATTTTCCGGTATCAAATAAAAACCGTAATCTGTTTGGGCATTTTGTATTGCAGTTTGTTCATCAGCAGATAAACTATATGTGTCGGTAAGAAATTGAAACGGTGCCGTAAGTATGTAGAAAATAACGCATATTATCAGCATTAATATACCTATTGGTACAAATATGGCAATCAAAAGTCCCTTTCGTCCTTTTTCTGTCGATACTATCTGTACTGCTGCTTTTATAAGTGCAGGATTTATGGCCAATATAATTCACCTCTACTTTCCTCCGGCTTTTCCGAAATATTTCATTTTATATTCCGGCAAGTCAAATTCTATCTGAAGGCGTTTTGAACCAATGATTAATAGTGCTATTTTTCTTCGTTTTGCTGCTAAAAGTTCTTCTTCGGCTTCCGTAAGTTTGTACAGTTCCTTGGTTTCCTGAAGGTTTTTACCGTCAGTACCCATCAGGATTTTTATGCAGGGT
This genomic stretch from Ruminiclostridium cellulolyticum H10 harbors:
- a CDS encoding M23 family metallopeptidase codes for the protein MAINPALIKAAVQIVSTEKGRKGLLIAIFVPIGILMLIICVIFYILTAPFQFLTDTYSLSADEQTAIQNAQTDYGFYLIPENKVLDRGGLFTYPTEGTTGTRGFSPTPVHHPVLGISRPHWGQDFNTQWHSNVYAIADGQVYNMGISDEAGMFLVLYHDVNGKQFFTRYLHLSAIHVHQNSRIRQGDAVASEGGEPGKDMYPGTSTGHHLHFEVRVGSTYSSAVPVDPKLYIDPVPIEISCSSGKGSIKVNIAGGKDRGYEVSIDGGITWIGTFEKTYTFSSLNSGSYSIVARDWSYQDNISKVSIVSLN